One Pantoea trifolii DNA segment encodes these proteins:
- the dinI gene encoding DNA damage-inducible protein I, with product MRVEITVAKTSPLPAGALDALSIELVRRITQDFPDDDHHVKVRYAGGNQLSVFGGCKESRERISELLQETWESADDWFNND from the coding sequence ATGCGCGTTGAAATTACCGTAGCAAAAACTTCGCCCCTTCCTGCAGGTGCACTGGATGCACTCAGCATCGAACTGGTCCGTCGCATTACGCAGGATTTCCCTGACGACGATCATCACGTCAAAGTGCGTTATGCCGGCGGCAACCAACTTAGCGTGTTTGGTGGCTGCAAAGAGTCACGCGAACGCATCAGCGAACTGTTACAAGAAACCTGGGAAAGCGCTGACGACTGGTTTAATAACGATTAA